In Perca fluviatilis chromosome 18, GENO_Pfluv_1.0, whole genome shotgun sequence, one genomic interval encodes:
- the LOC120547119 gene encoding zinc metalloproteinase nas-14-like isoform X2 translates to MWLLIVVCVMTVVGGVPINPTQEATSHAPVGFVPSNNTQNVTTGSPATGVVAVMLGPQQYAAETLEELEGDAIIHEGDIVMSGDRNAVESIWSDAIVPYTISDELAPQELKILNAFKMISDVTCIRFIQRTTESNSLLFTSGRGCASYVGCQGGVQLLYYSKSCSRGNLCHEIVHALGLHHEHTREDRDLYISVQRQNIIPGREGNFMVKHGNTMNLPYDLESIMHYGEYFFSVNGSPTVLSKQNEVLMGQRTHLSNLDILKLNKLYHCEGKP, encoded by the exons ATGTGGCTTCTGATTGTCGTCTGTGTGATGACAG TTGTTGGCGGTGTTCCCATAAATCCAACCCAGGAGGCCACCAGTCATGCTCCAG TTGGTTTCGTCCCCTCAAATAACACCCAGAATGTGACTACCGGTAGTCCTGCAACAG GTGTGGTTGCTGTAATGCTGGGGCCACAGCAATACGCTGCAGAAACCTTAGAAG AGCTTGAAGGAGACGCAATTATCCATGAGGGAGACATTGTGATGTCG GGCGACAGGAATGCTGTGGAGAGCATCTGGTCGGACGCCATCGTACCTTACACCATCAGCGACGAGCTGG CTCCTCAAGAGTTGAAAATCCTCAATGCCTTCAAGATGATATCGGATGTCACCTGCATTCGCTTCATACAACGCACCACAGAGTCAAACTCCCTCCTGTTCACAAGTGGCAGAGG CTGTGCGTCCTATGTTGGTTGTCAGGGAGGTGTCCAGCTGCTGTATTACAGCAAGTCATGTAGCCGGGGCAATCTCTGCCATGAGATCGTTCATGCTCTGGGGCTGCATCATGAACACACCCGCGAGGACCGGGATCTCTACATCAGTGTGCAGCGGCAGAACATCATACCAG ggaGAGAAGGGAACTTCATGGTGAAACATGGAAACACTATGAACCTGCCTTATGACCTGGAATCCATAATGCACTATGGAGA GTATTTTTTCAGTGTAAATGGGAGTCCGACGGTGTTGTCAAAGCAGAATGAAGTGCTCATGGGTCAGAGAACGCATCTCTCCAACCTGGATATACTGAAACTCAACAAACTCTACCACTGTG aggggAAACCATGA
- the LOC120547119 gene encoding zinc metalloproteinase nas-14-like isoform X1 → MWLLIVVCVMTVVGGVPINPTQEATSHAPVGFVPSNNTQNVTTGSPATGVVAVMLGPQQYAAETLEELEGDAIIHEGDIVMSGDRNAVESIWSDAIVPYTISDELAPQELKILNAFKMISDVTCIRFIQRTTESNSLLFTSGRGCASYVGCQGGVQLLYYSKSCSRGNLCHEIVHALGLHHEHTREDRDLYISVQRQNIIPGREGNFMVKHGNTMNLPYDLESIMHYGEYFFSVNGSPTVLSKQNEVLMGQRTHLSNLDILKLNKLYHCEEGKP, encoded by the exons ATGTGGCTTCTGATTGTCGTCTGTGTGATGACAG TTGTTGGCGGTGTTCCCATAAATCCAACCCAGGAGGCCACCAGTCATGCTCCAG TTGGTTTCGTCCCCTCAAATAACACCCAGAATGTGACTACCGGTAGTCCTGCAACAG GTGTGGTTGCTGTAATGCTGGGGCCACAGCAATACGCTGCAGAAACCTTAGAAG AGCTTGAAGGAGACGCAATTATCCATGAGGGAGACATTGTGATGTCG GGCGACAGGAATGCTGTGGAGAGCATCTGGTCGGACGCCATCGTACCTTACACCATCAGCGACGAGCTGG CTCCTCAAGAGTTGAAAATCCTCAATGCCTTCAAGATGATATCGGATGTCACCTGCATTCGCTTCATACAACGCACCACAGAGTCAAACTCCCTCCTGTTCACAAGTGGCAGAGG CTGTGCGTCCTATGTTGGTTGTCAGGGAGGTGTCCAGCTGCTGTATTACAGCAAGTCATGTAGCCGGGGCAATCTCTGCCATGAGATCGTTCATGCTCTGGGGCTGCATCATGAACACACCCGCGAGGACCGGGATCTCTACATCAGTGTGCAGCGGCAGAACATCATACCAG ggaGAGAAGGGAACTTCATGGTGAAACATGGAAACACTATGAACCTGCCTTATGACCTGGAATCCATAATGCACTATGGAGA GTATTTTTTCAGTGTAAATGGGAGTCCGACGGTGTTGTCAAAGCAGAATGAAGTGCTCATGGGTCAGAGAACGCATCTCTCCAACCTGGATATACTGAAACTCAACAAACTCTACCACTGTG aagaggggAAACCATGA